In a genomic window of Pangasianodon hypophthalmus isolate fPanHyp1 chromosome 19, fPanHyp1.pri, whole genome shotgun sequence:
- the mylk4b gene encoding myosin light chain kinase family member 4 isoform X3, translating to MLRDLEQLLTGVHQAVSFLPELKEKECKEKPNVCLKVSKSQKKKPPDATGAAKDDLEKVQMLNQQNTSLFHGNAETDASTTGLLDFIQDEKEAQTEKKDKEELQTGEKKEDSTEDKDILIQSRLNEKVETNNEEENQRIEKEDGLSVPEVPSLILSSCEFSQDQEVPQESDNEHIELIASTKRRVENLEKDDLKKSRVEERSEEVEKSEEEKKPGVGASEVEPKKPEEERKEVDSVPEEYIIDCSPPPPAPFEHRVVTTKTQHIATYYTINREEVLGGGRFGIVHKCVENSSGLTLAAKIIKTRNQKEKEVVKSEIEVMNQLNHASLIQLYAAYESRNDITLVMEYVEGGELFDRIIDENYNLTELDTVLLIRQITEGLQYMHKMYILHLDLKPENILCVSRETNKIKIIDFGLARRYKPREKLRVNFGTPEFLAPEVINYEFVSFPTDMWSLGVITYMLLSGLSPFLGDDDNETLNNILECKWNFEEAEFADISDEAKDFITRLLIKSKSWRMSASQSLKHPWLSDQTLHYRLHQKRNKCHSTNAPPPES from the exons ATGCTCAGAGACTTGGAGCAACTGCTGACCGGAGTTCACCAAGCTGTCAGCTTCCTCCCTGAG CTGAAAGAGAAGGAATGTAAGGAGAAGCCAAATGTGTGCTTAAAGGTGTCGAAATCCCAGAAGAAGAAACCTCCAGATGCAACAG gTGCAGCCAAGGATGACTTGGAAAAGGTACAAATGCTCAATCAACAGAACACAAGCCTTTTCCATGGCAATGCTGAAACCGATGCTAGCACAACAGGACTTCTGGACTTTATCCAAGATGAGAAAGAAGCACAAACtgagaaaaaagataaagaagaaCTGCAAACAGGGGAGAAAAAAGAGGACAGTACGGAAGATAAAGATATTCTCATACAATCCAGGTTGAATGAGAAAGTAGAGACAAACAACGAGGAAGAGAATCAGAGAATAGAAAAAGAAGATGGCTTGAGTGTCCCTGAGGTGCCGTCTTTAATCCTGTCTAGCTGTGAGTTTAGTCAAGACCAGGAAGTCCCCCAGGAAAG cGATAATGAACACATAGAGTTGATTGCCAGTACTAAGAGACGAGTCGAGAATCTGGAGAAAGATGATCTCAAAAAAAGCAGAGTGGAGGAAAGGTCAGAAGAGGTGGAAAAaagtgaggaagaaaagaagccTGGAGTGGGAGCATCAGAGGTGGAACCAAAGAAAcctgaggaggagaggaaagaagTAGATTCAGTGCCTGAAGAATACATCATAG ATTGctcacctcctcctccagcaCCCTTTGAGCACCGTGTGGTGACAACCAAAACCCAACATATAGCTACCTATTATACCATCAACAGAGAGGAAGTGCTTGGAGG TGGGCGCTTTGGAATTGTCCATAAGTGTGTGGAGAATTCTTCTGGTCTCACACTGGCAGCTAAGATCATCAAAACCAGGAATCAGAAGGAGAAG GAAGTGGTAAAAAGTGAGATTGAGGTTATGAACCAGCTGAACCATGCTAGCCTCATCCAGCTTTATGCTGCTTATGAGTCTCGCAATGATATCACTCTCGTCATGGAGTA TGTCGAGGGAGGAGAATTATTTGATCGCATCATCGATGAGAATTACAATTTGACTGAATTGGACACAGTGCTGTTAATCAGACAGATAACAGAAGGGCTACAATACATGCACAAGATGTACATACTGCACCTCGACCTGAAG ccagaaaatatactgtgtgtgagtcgagaaacaaataaaatcaagatCATTGACTTTGGTCTGGCCAGAAG ATATAAACCAAGGGAGAAGCTCAGAGTGAATTTTGGCACACCTGAGTTCCTTGCACCTGAGGTGATCAACTATGAGTTTGTCTCCTTCCCAACAGATATGTGGAGCTTAGGAGTCATTACATACATGCT GCTAAGCGGTCTCTCTCCTTTCCTGGGTGATGATGACAATGAGACACTGAATAACATCCTAGAATGTAAGTGGAACTTTGAAGAGGCAGAGTTTGCCGATATCTCTGATGAAGCCAAAGACTTCATAACACGTCTGCTCATTAAGAGCAAgag TTGGCGAATGAGTGCATCTCAGTCACTGAAACATCCCTGGCTGTCTGATCAAACACTTCACTATCGTCTGCATCAGAAA AGGAACAAGTGCCACTCCACAAACGCTCCTCCACCAGAGAGCTAA